A section of the Malania oleifera isolate guangnan ecotype guangnan chromosome 2, ASM2987363v1, whole genome shotgun sequence genome encodes:
- the LOC131147855 gene encoding dicarboxylate transporter 1, chloroplastic, with protein MASLALTSSSCSLGFRSLPNLKSRFLNPRSDGQGRFSPRSNLHRGINLGAASACILNSKLSSSSYPSSRSHRLDSLCVCASASSTAVPSPPQPWQGASLKPLAASIATGIILWFIPVPAGVTKNAWQLLAIFLATIVGIITQPLPLGAVALLGLGASVLTKTLTFSAAFSAFGDPIPWLIALAFFFARGFIKTGLGNRIAYQFVSLFGSSSLGLGYSLVFSEALLAPAIPSVSARAGGIFLPLVKSLCVACGSNTGDGTEHRLGSWLMLTCFQTSVISSSMFLTAMAANPLSANLTFNTIKQTIGWTDWAKAAIVPGLVSLIVVPFILYLIYPPTVKTSPDAPKLAKEKLEKMGPMSKNETIMAATLLLTVGLWIFGGMLNVDAVTAAILGLSVLLITGVVTWKECLAEAVAWDTLTWFAALIAMAGYLNKYGLISWFSQTVVKFVGGLGLSWQSSFGILVLLYFYSHYFFASGAAHIGAMFTAFLSVASALGTPPYLGAIVLCFLSNLMGGLTHYGIGSAPVFYGANYVPLAKWWGYGFLMSVVNIIIWLGVGGVWWKAIGLW; from the exons ATGGCGTCCCTCGCTCTCACCTCCTCTTCTTGCTCCCTAGGGTTCCGTTCTCTCCCCAACCTCAAATCCCGTTTTCTGAACCCTAGATCGGACGGCCAAGGTCGATTCTCGCCCCGCTCAAATCTGCACAGAGGTATCAATCTCGGCGCTGCTTCGGCATGTATCTTGAATTCGAAGCTCTCCAGCAGTTCTTATCCAAGCTCGAGGAGTCATAGGCTCGACTCTCTTTGTGTTTGCGCTTCTGCTTCTTCGACTGCAGTCCCTTCGCCTCCTCAACCATGGCAAGGAGCGTCGCTGAAGCCACTCGCAGCTTCGATCGCGACGGGAATCATTCTCTGGTTCATTCCTGTACCGGCGGGAGTAACGAAGAACGCGTGGCAGCTGCTGGCGATCTTCCTGGCGACAATCGTCGGAATCATTACGCAGCCGCTGCCTCTCGGCGCCGTGGCCTTGCTGGGACTGGGAGCGTCGGTGCTTACCAAAACACTAACGTTTTCGGCCGCGTTCTCCGCTTTCGGCGATCCGATTCCGTGGTTGATCGCGCTTGCTTTCTTCTTCGCGCGGGGGTTTATTAAGACCGGGCTTGGGAATCGGATAGCGTACCAATTCGTTTCGCTGTTCGGGAGCTCATCGTTGGGGCTGGGCTACAGTTTGGTGTTCAGCGAGGCGCTCTTGGCGCCGGCGATTCCGTCGGTGTCGGCGAGAGCTGGGGGGATATTTCTTCCGTTGGTGAAGTCGCTGTGTGTCGCTTGTGGCAGTAATACCGGCGACGGGACTGAGCATCGGTTGGGGTCGTGGTTGATGCTCACGTGCTTTCAGACGTCGGTGATTTCGTCGTCGATGTTTCTGACGGCCATGGCGGCGAATCCTTTGAGTGCAAACTTGACTTTTAACACGATAAAGCAGACGATTGGGTGGACTGATTGGGCTAAGGCAGCAATCGTCCCAGGTTTGGTGTCATTGATTGTGGTTCCGTTCATTTTGTACCTGATTTACCCGCCGACTGTGAAGACCAGTCCCGATGCTCCGAAGCTTGCGAAGGAAAAGTTGGAGAAGATGGGGCCAATGTCAAAGAATGAGACTATAATGGCAGCCACTCTACTTCTTACG GTCGGCCTCTGGATTTTTGGGGGGATGCTAAATGTAGATGCTGTTACTGCTGCTATTCTAGGATTATCTGTTCTCCTCATTACAGGGGTTGTGACCTGGAAGGAGTGCTTGGCTGAAGCAGTTGCCTGGGATACCCTAACATGGTTTGCCGCGCTTATTGCAATGGCTGGGTATTTGAACAAATATGGCCTTATCTCCTGGTTCAGCCAAACTGTAGTCAAG TTCGTGGGAGGACTGGGGCTTTCATGGCAGTCGTCCTTTGGCATTTTGGTTCTTCTTTACTTCTATTCTCACTACTTCTTTGCAAGTGGAGCTGCTCACATCGGAGCTATGTTCACAGCCTTCTTGTCGGTTGCCAGTGCTCTCGGCACACCACCGTATTTGGGAGCCATAGTGCTCTGCTTCCTATCTAATCTGATGGGCGGTCTCACACACTATGGCATTGGATCTGCACCCGTTTTCTACGGTGCCAACTACGTTCCCCTTGCCAAATGGTGGGGCTATGGGTTCCTCATGTCTGTTGTCAATATTATTATCTGGCTTGGGGTTGGAGGAGTTTGGTGGAAGGCCATTGGCTTGTGGTAG
- the LOC131148435 gene encoding uncharacterized mitochondrial protein AtMg00810-like: MVDCKPMSTPLEANTKGLDNDVPLDDPSFYRGIVGALQYLTLTRPNLSYSVNFVSQFMHAPTIAHLKMVCRILQYIKGTISLGLNFTSHTILDLYAFSDADWNTISRSSIELEYRAMAHTTVELTWLSFTYVALIHSQRPRSSS; the protein is encoded by the exons ATGGTGGATTGCAAGCCTATGAGTACTCCTTTAGAGGCTAATACCAAGGGTCTTGACAATGATGTTCCACTTGATGATCCCAGCTTCTACCGAGGGATTGTTGGAGCCTTACAATATCTAACACTTACTCGTCCTAATCTTTCCTATAGTGTTAATTTTGTTTCACAATTCATGCATGCACCCACTATTGCACATCTTAAAATGGTGTGTAGAATTTTGCAGTACATCAAAGGGACTATTTCTCTTGGTCTCAATTTCACTTCTCACACTATACTTGATCTCTATGCTTTTTctgatgcagattgg AATACAATTTCCCGCTCTAGCATTGAACTAGAATATAGAGCGATGGCCCACACTACTGTTGAACTTACGTGGCTCTCATTCACTTACGTGGCTCTCATTCATTCTCAAAGACCTCGGAGTTCCTCTTAA